A genomic segment from Methanolobus zinderi encodes:
- a CDS encoding IS256 family transposase, translating into MNLYDLLEDYFVDREDAIRALITWFLNQVMEVEAFQQSGAEKYERNENRKAQRNGYKKRSFTTRHGKLELLKPQLRDVPFTTQVFDRYSRTEKALENAIVESYLQGVSTRKIKHIISELGVENVSASKVSRISQELDEKVNEFLCRPIEQEIKYLFVDATYFKIRDSTQYSNKALFVVAGVRKDGYREILGARIADGEDAMFWEDLFSDLKERGLRGVELIISDGHKGIQKAVTTSFPGSSWQMCQVHLIRAVLKTIPKKHQKEVAEKVKKSIEDPEQVAEVIEFLEERRFHKAIDTLERFYFDIHNYQAFPKEHWRKIRNTNILERINKELKRRSKVVGAFPNEESLLRLAVSILIDINEEWITGNKYLSMED; encoded by the coding sequence ATGAATCTATATGACCTGTTAGAAGATTACTTTGTCGATAGAGAAGATGCTATAAGAGCCCTTATAACCTGGTTCTTGAACCAGGTTATGGAAGTTGAGGCCTTTCAGCAATCAGGCGCAGAGAAGTATGAACGTAACGAGAACAGAAAAGCTCAGCGTAATGGTTACAAAAAGCGATCCTTTACAACCAGGCATGGCAAACTGGAATTACTGAAACCTCAGTTACGTGATGTTCCGTTTACGACACAAGTCTTTGACAGATACTCCAGAACAGAGAAAGCATTGGAAAATGCGATTGTTGAATCATATCTCCAGGGAGTATCGACACGAAAAATAAAGCACATCATCTCTGAGCTTGGAGTTGAGAACGTTTCTGCATCGAAGGTATCCAGGATATCCCAGGAACTGGATGAGAAGGTGAACGAATTCCTATGTAGACCTATTGAGCAGGAGATCAAGTACCTGTTCGTTGATGCTACTTACTTCAAGATAAGGGATAGTACCCAGTACAGTAACAAAGCTTTGTTTGTTGTCGCTGGTGTGAGGAAAGATGGATATAGAGAGATCCTGGGAGCAAGGATTGCAGATGGAGAAGATGCAATGTTCTGGGAAGATCTCTTTAGTGATCTTAAGGAAAGAGGACTAAGAGGAGTTGAACTGATCATCTCAGATGGTCATAAAGGAATCCAGAAAGCAGTAACAACTTCATTTCCAGGATCAAGCTGGCAGATGTGTCAGGTTCATTTGATCCGAGCTGTATTGAAAACTATACCCAAAAAGCACCAGAAAGAAGTGGCGGAGAAAGTAAAAAAGTCTATAGAGGATCCAGAACAGGTAGCTGAAGTGATTGAATTCCTTGAGGAAAGAAGGTTTCACAAGGCCATTGATACACTTGAAAGATTCTACTTTGATATTCATAATTATCAAGCATTCCCAAAAGAACATTGGAGAAAGATAAGAAATACGAATATCTTAGAAAGAATCAACAAGGAACTCAAAAGAAGAAGTAAGGTTGTTGGGGCATTCCCCAATGAAGAGTCTCTATTGAGACTTGCAGTCTCAATATTGATAGACATCAATGAAGAGTGGATCACAGGAAACAAATATTTATCTATGGAAGACTAA
- a CDS encoding Lrp/AsnC family transcriptional regulator, whose product MSIEETALKVISDQEEGVYQNQLWKLLEIDSRKCSRIVSKLLDEDLITREPAVSNGARTYLLKVKEEEKPAFELLMAGEVFSPCAGCRDACQPEMCDKLTYWVMHLRDGEEESAEMQ is encoded by the coding sequence ATGAGTATTGAAGAAACTGCTCTGAAAGTTATTAGTGATCAGGAAGAAGGCGTCTACCAGAACCAGCTCTGGAAATTGCTCGAGATCGACAGCCGTAAGTGCTCCAGGATCGTTTCAAAGCTCCTGGATGAGGATCTGATCACCCGTGAGCCTGCGGTATCCAACGGTGCCAGGACGTACCTGTTAAAGGTCAAGGAAGAGGAGAAGCCCGCCTTTGAGTTACTCATGGCAGGGGAAGTTTTCTCTCCGTGTGCAGGATGCAGGGATGCATGCCAGCCCGAGATGTGCGATAAACTCACTTATTGGGTCATGCACCTGAGGGATGGGGAAGAGGAATCGGCTGAAATGCAGTGA
- a CDS encoding RAD55 family ATPase encodes MINNSITADTVTSEEQTEEYGETPSLYDSLKKPASDAISQDGMILLPSGISVLDRSLGGGLPAGSLSYFSADPRSMSEVFLYQFTQSRKTFYFTTGRKPKYVLNDIINLGFDPGNIIFVDIYSEYYFSSCGEMVESVGNEYMDSRIIEFAEYNLQNIANDAGDEIINIIIDSFSFFMNLQVSPGIIRQLTNVIYEITKEIQCLTYLYGQKGSTPVKMDNETFAAVDVIFDSSLDKESDKLVSKLSIPKIRGLIPNNDIIKFKIGEGVQIDTSKDIA; translated from the coding sequence TTGATAAATAATTCTATCACAGCAGACACCGTCACTTCAGAAGAACAGACTGAAGAATACGGAGAAACACCGTCACTTTATGACAGCCTTAAAAAACCGGCTTCTGACGCAATATCGCAGGATGGAATGATACTGCTTCCATCAGGCATCAGCGTACTTGACAGAAGCCTTGGTGGAGGTTTACCCGCTGGTTCGCTGTCTTATTTCTCAGCCGATCCGAGGTCCATGTCAGAAGTGTTTCTCTATCAGTTCACCCAGTCGCGCAAGACTTTCTATTTCACCACAGGACGAAAACCGAAATATGTTCTCAATGATATCATCAATCTTGGTTTCGATCCGGGAAATATCATCTTTGTTGATATCTACAGTGAATACTACTTCAGTTCCTGCGGGGAAATGGTCGAAAGTGTGGGTAATGAGTACATGGACTCACGAATAATAGAGTTTGCTGAATATAATCTCCAGAACATTGCAAACGACGCAGGCGATGAGATAATCAACATTATCATAGATTCGTTCTCGTTCTTCATGAACCTCCAGGTAAGTCCGGGAATTATACGCCAGCTTACAAATGTAATATACGAGATAACAAAGGAGATACAGTGTCTCACATATCTTTACGGTCAGAAGGGAAGTACTCCTGTAAAAATGGACAATGAGACCTTTGCAGCAGTTGATGTTATATTCGACTCCTCCCTTGATAAGGAATCTGATAAACTTGTGAGCAAACTCTCCATTCCGAAGATACGAGGACTCATACCAAATAATGATATCATTAAGTTCAAGATCGGAGAAGGAGTCCAGATCGACACTTCAAAGGACATAGCCTGA
- a CDS encoding DUF5814 domain-containing protein has product MTLWILFIAERSKITVLAIRDKKKKPLFVGEVVLRNTSGGPRPHKFKVKTDKGEELHPPSEITDLLRKANRIMIAKDGDQEQTSDLVAMLQGFQLSADVVNVCRFCVLKDMFNFLNRRSIKYHREKICEDCAREELYRVLASSQTFYSDEACERLESILLKTRDLDRTLLMLSPEDLDHELTRFDSIAASKEISGTRIKELPIRRKFKDLLLKKSDTLLPVQSLSVESGLLKGQNQLVTSVTATGKTLIGELAGVENILRNKGKLLYLVPLVALANQKYDQFTKRYSNLGIQTSIRVGSARIKASKNDKSKRTLDSDIIIGTYEGIDYILRTGGADMLGQVGTIVVDEVHTIEDEERGHRLDGVIGRLKYVAPSAQFIYLSATVAKPQLMAKQLGAKLIEYEYRPVPIERHLVLCPEHSKIKIMTRLVRDEFNKVSSKGHKGQTIVFTNSRRNCHRIAEALPMYAAPYHAGLTSEERKKVEVSFGKGKLPVVVTTAALAAGVDFPASQVIFESLAMGIEWLNMQEFLQMLGRAGRPDYHDRGEVVLLAVPNKKYTSNQGDTEDAVAIKLLKGEMQHIGVDYGEEEKTEEILATAAVTHSVKDLKRIHANMLADYSVDFLIKRLERSKFLHRKGDSIKLTRFGKIASGHFLSVSKAFLIRDAVMMEQSPLTTVSNLEFFDSVYFKYAARISAALNINLPSRVFQGASLDILFEGENMQKLDISLRDQVFEFASDFLTCSCKDSPYCGCAEHKFSEKIISIRAEGYDPVGIVRKLENLYGVTAYPGDVLGYLDNVVRNLEAVEMIARAYSKKDIASEARRLRKQVEG; this is encoded by the coding sequence ATGACTCTCTGGATATTATTTATAGCCGAAAGATCAAAAATAACAGTCCTTGCAATAAGGGACAAGAAGAAAAAACCTCTTTTTGTCGGAGAGGTGGTGCTAAGGAACACTTCCGGTGGTCCGAGGCCTCACAAGTTCAAAGTAAAAACCGATAAAGGTGAAGAGCTGCATCCGCCATCGGAGATCACGGACCTGCTGCGAAAGGCCAATCGTATCATGATAGCAAAGGATGGGGATCAGGAGCAGACCTCAGATCTTGTTGCTATGCTGCAGGGCTTTCAGTTAAGTGCAGATGTCGTAAATGTCTGCAGGTTCTGTGTCCTGAAAGACATGTTCAATTTCCTGAACAGAAGGTCAATCAAATACCACAGGGAAAAGATATGCGAAGATTGTGCAAGGGAAGAACTATACAGGGTCCTGGCAAGCTCGCAGACCTTCTACAGTGACGAAGCATGTGAGAGGCTGGAATCGATTCTCCTGAAAACCCGGGATCTTGACCGAACCCTGCTGATGCTGAGTCCCGAAGACCTTGATCACGAACTCACGCGGTTTGATTCAATAGCCGCAAGCAAGGAGATTTCCGGAACCAGGATTAAAGAGCTCCCGATCCGCCGCAAATTCAAGGATCTTCTTCTGAAGAAGTCCGATACCCTGCTGCCGGTACAGTCACTTTCGGTCGAAAGCGGCCTGCTCAAGGGACAGAACCAGCTTGTGACTTCCGTTACCGCAACCGGTAAGACGCTTATCGGAGAGCTTGCAGGTGTCGAGAACATCCTGAGAAATAAGGGAAAACTGCTCTATCTGGTCCCCCTTGTGGCACTTGCGAACCAGAAATATGACCAGTTCACAAAGAGATACTCAAATCTTGGCATACAGACATCCATCAGGGTTGGTAGTGCCCGTATCAAGGCATCGAAAAACGATAAATCAAAAAGGACACTTGATTCGGATATCATTATCGGTACATACGAAGGTATAGATTATATACTTCGGACCGGGGGTGCCGATATGCTTGGTCAGGTCGGTACGATCGTTGTGGATGAGGTCCACACCATAGAGGATGAGGAGCGTGGCCACAGGCTGGATGGTGTTATCGGGAGGCTAAAGTATGTGGCACCCAGTGCACAGTTCATATATCTCTCAGCCACCGTTGCAAAACCGCAGCTTATGGCAAAACAGCTCGGTGCAAAGCTTATAGAGTACGAGTACCGTCCTGTGCCCATAGAGAGACATCTGGTGCTCTGTCCGGAACATTCAAAGATCAAAATTATGACCCGGCTTGTCAGGGACGAGTTCAACAAGGTCTCATCAAAGGGGCACAAGGGTCAGACCATTGTTTTCACAAACTCAAGACGTAATTGCCATCGTATAGCCGAAGCACTGCCAATGTATGCAGCTCCGTATCATGCGGGTCTTACAAGTGAGGAACGCAAGAAGGTTGAGGTGAGTTTTGGTAAGGGCAAGCTTCCGGTGGTAGTGACAACGGCAGCCCTGGCAGCAGGAGTGGATTTCCCTGCCTCGCAGGTAATATTTGAGTCCCTTGCCATGGGAATTGAATGGCTCAATATGCAGGAGTTTTTGCAGATGCTGGGACGTGCGGGCAGGCCTGATTACCATGACAGGGGTGAGGTTGTGCTGCTTGCGGTGCCGAATAAGAAATATACCAGTAACCAGGGTGATACCGAGGATGCTGTTGCCATAAAGCTGCTTAAGGGAGAGATGCAGCATATAGGTGTGGACTACGGGGAAGAGGAGAAGACAGAGGAGATCCTTGCTACGGCTGCTGTGACGCATTCTGTGAAAGACCTGAAGAGAATACATGCGAACATGCTTGCCGATTATAGTGTGGATTTCCTGATCAAAAGACTTGAGAGGTCAAAGTTCCTTCATAGAAAAGGTGACAGTATAAAGCTGACCCGTTTTGGTAAGATCGCTTCAGGCCATTTCCTGTCGGTCTCAAAGGCGTTTCTGATACGTGATGCCGTGATGATGGAGCAGAGTCCCCTGACAACCGTTTCCAATCTGGAGTTCTTTGATTCCGTGTATTTCAAATACGCTGCCAGAATATCTGCTGCCCTGAACATAAACCTGCCATCCAGGGTTTTCCAGGGTGCATCTCTTGATATACTCTTTGAGGGAGAGAACATGCAGAAACTGGATATCAGTCTACGGGACCAGGTGTTCGAGTTCGCTTCGGACTTTTTGACCTGCAGTTGCAAGGATTCTCCCTATTGCGGATGCGCTGAGCACAAGTTCTCTGAGAAGATCATATCCATACGTGCTGAAGGATATGATCCCGTGGGAATTGTCAGGAAACTGGAGAATCTCTATGGTGTTACTGCCTATCCTGGCGATGTGCTGGGTTATCTGGACAATGTTGTACGTAATCTGGAGGCCGTGGAGATGATTGCCAGGGCATATTCCAAAAAGGATATAGCCTCAGAGGCACGCAGGCTGAGAAAACAGGTCGAAGGATAA
- a CDS encoding MTAP family purine nucleoside phosphorylase encodes MQIPEARALHGKSPDLAIIGGVNAFLPEKVESCPLETPFGNINVHFLNTAKGRVVIIPRHADGTKHVPPHRINYRAIVMGIKQLGVERIISLNSVGTMKEHPIGSIVLAEDFIDFTRNRVSTFHDDRTVHVDVTEPYCPEIRDSIKKVLKSKNAGFSEGVYACTEGPRFETRAEIRMMSQFADVVGMTGVPEVVLAKELNLCYASVCTVTNNACGLDDTKITASEVVDILQEKKETLFDIVIEAIEGIPKKRNCSCRHAMIDACL; translated from the coding sequence ATGCAGATACCTGAGGCACGAGCTCTTCACGGAAAATCACCGGATCTGGCAATAATAGGAGGTGTTAATGCTTTTCTGCCTGAAAAGGTTGAAAGCTGCCCCCTTGAAACACCTTTTGGCAATATTAATGTTCATTTCTTAAACACAGCTAAAGGAAGAGTTGTGATAATCCCGAGACATGCTGACGGAACAAAACACGTTCCGCCTCACAGGATCAATTACAGGGCAATCGTGATGGGCATCAAGCAGCTTGGGGTTGAGAGGATCATTTCCCTGAATTCCGTGGGTACGATGAAAGAACATCCCATAGGCAGCATTGTCCTGGCCGAGGATTTCATTGACTTTACCAGGAACAGGGTTTCCACTTTTCATGATGACAGGACAGTGCACGTTGATGTGACCGAGCCCTACTGTCCGGAAATAAGGGACAGTATCAAAAAAGTGCTGAAAAGCAAAAACGCAGGCTTCTCGGAAGGAGTCTATGCCTGTACCGAGGGTCCGAGATTTGAAACAAGGGCAGAGATAAGGATGATGAGCCAGTTTGCTGATGTTGTGGGTATGACGGGTGTACCCGAGGTCGTACTTGCTAAGGAGCTGAATCTCTGCTATGCCTCTGTGTGTACGGTCACAAATAACGCCTGTGGACTGGATGATACGAAGATCACGGCATCCGAGGTCGTGGATATACTGCAGGAGAAAAAGGAAACTCTTTTCGATATAGTCATCGAGGCTATCGAAGGGATACCGAAAAAGAGAAACTGCAGTTGCAGGCATGCTATGATAGATGCCTGCCTCTAA
- a CDS encoding DUF3467 domain-containing protein, whose product MSEQADEKKAKRKVRIELYKPEDFKQVYSIGAIGGHSPYDFRIGFYNDMPLPAAKAGEEQVIQRRLESEVILSPLAALELSKWLNQHLKDYEAKFGPIRRPVKPKKESETPVQDSTELQGYT is encoded by the coding sequence ATGAGTGAACAAGCGGATGAGAAGAAGGCAAAAAGGAAAGTCAGGATCGAGCTGTATAAACCTGAGGATTTCAAACAGGTATACTCCATAGGCGCCATAGGAGGTCACAGCCCGTATGACTTCAGGATCGGTTTTTACAATGACATGCCTTTGCCTGCTGCCAAGGCAGGGGAAGAGCAGGTAATACAGAGAAGGCTTGAAAGCGAGGTTATCCTGTCTCCACTGGCCGCTCTTGAACTCTCAAAATGGCTGAACCAGCACCTCAAGGATTATGAGGCCAAGTTCGGTCCTATCAGAAGACCGGTGAAGCCGAAAAAAGAATCCGAGACTCCGGTACAGGACAGCACGGAACTCCAGGGTTATACATAA
- a CDS encoding DUF373 family protein: MQTLILCIDRDNDLGEKADIRGPLIGREANIEAAVKLGTADPEDSDTNTIFGGIRVLDDMLAKGIDAEIVTLAGDRNIGIISDQKIANQLDLILKKFNAESAIFISDGAEDETLLPIVQSRIKIDSVRRIVVMQSANLESTYYIIKHAFNDPKISQTFFVPLGLASLIYAFFLMIDYPQGAVIGILAAIGLYMLYRGFGDSISILWGHMNDSFYSGRMTFVTYAIAGVIFALATIVGLVNVWNLYTSEGVWYYGIVPLVTVFINSTVWFYTGSILFADLGKIIDCKKSGRSVFRYIIPAFFAISMGLLFWGASTYLMSINPVIGSESLDSQAGVQYFVYSIVAAIIIALLGIKISTNIKMEEKKGLVGSADADT, from the coding sequence ATGCAAACACTGATTCTTTGTATAGACAGAGATAACGATCTGGGTGAAAAAGCCGATATAAGGGGGCCTCTGATTGGCAGGGAGGCGAATATCGAGGCTGCAGTAAAGCTCGGTACCGCAGACCCCGAGGATTCTGATACGAATACCATATTTGGCGGTATCAGGGTACTTGACGATATGCTTGCAAAGGGTATTGATGCTGAAATTGTGACCCTTGCAGGTGATCGGAACATCGGCATAATCTCGGATCAGAAAATAGCGAACCAACTTGATCTCATACTTAAGAAATTCAATGCCGAATCCGCAATTTTCATATCAGACGGTGCAGAGGATGAGACACTGCTACCGATCGTGCAGTCCAGGATAAAGATTGACTCTGTCAGACGTATAGTTGTTATGCAGAGTGCCAATCTCGAAAGTACTTACTACATCATAAAACACGCATTCAATGACCCGAAGATATCCCAGACCTTCTTTGTACCGCTGGGTCTGGCTTCATTGATATATGCGTTCTTCCTTATGATCGACTATCCCCAGGGAGCTGTTATAGGAATACTTGCAGCGATAGGTCTTTACATGCTCTACCGTGGTTTCGGTGATTCGATATCCATACTCTGGGGACATATGAACGATTCCTTTTACTCAGGCAGGATGACGTTTGTAACTTATGCCATAGCAGGTGTGATATTCGCACTTGCAACAATTGTGGGTCTGGTAAATGTATGGAACCTCTATACTAGCGAAGGTGTCTGGTATTACGGAATAGTGCCTCTGGTGACGGTATTTATAAACTCCACTGTGTGGTTCTACACAGGATCGATTCTGTTTGCTGATCTGGGTAAGATAATAGATTGTAAGAAAAGCGGAAGGTCCGTTTTCCGGTACATCATACCTGCCTTCTTTGCGATCTCGATGGGTTTGCTATTCTGGGGTGCAAGTACCTACCTGATGTCCATAAACCCGGTAATAGGCAGTGAATCCCTTGATTCTCAGGCCGGAGTGCAGTACTTTGTATATTCCATAGTGGCTGCGATCATCATAGCATTGCTCGGGATCAAGATATCCACGAATATCAAAATGGAAGAAAAAAAAGGTCTGGTGGGATCAGCCGATGCAGATACCTGA
- a CDS encoding LSM domain-containing protein produces MFPNKKVQKLIGSKVQVEMKGDLHLLEGTLNSADDYMNLHLLDTVEIADGEKLRSLGSVVLRGNNIILVIPMED; encoded by the coding sequence TTGTTCCCTAATAAGAAAGTCCAGAAATTGATTGGATCAAAAGTCCAGGTTGAGATGAAAGGCGACCTTCACCTTCTCGAAGGAACTCTTAACAGTGCAGACGATTACATGAACCTCCATCTCCTTGATACTGTTGAGATTGCAGACGGTGAAAAGTTAAGATCACTTGGTTCTGTGGTCCTGCGTGGAAATAATATTATTCTTGTCATCCCGATGGAAGATTAA